ATCCTCCATCCCGCCATGATAGTCCAGATGCGTCTCGGCAATATTGAGCAAGAGAGCAATACGCGGACGGAATGACGAGGTCCCTTTCAGTTGGAAGCTGCTGAGCTCTGCCACGATCCAGTTATCCTTCGTTGCTTCGGCTGCCGCTTCGCAGAGCGGTATGCCGATATTGCCCGCCACGATGGGATTTAAGCCCGCCTCGCCAAGCAGCTTGCCGATCCAGGTCGTTGTTGTCGTCTTACCGTTCGAACCGGTAATTCCGATAATCGGAGCTGCCGACAGCCAATAAGCGACCTCGACCTCCGTTACAATCTCCACGCCATGAGCCTCCGCCTGCTGGACTGGACTTGCGGTGTACGGGATCCCCGGGTTTTTCACCAGCAATGCCGTTTCGCTTGTTACGAGATCGTCCGGATGATAACCGCATAGCACAGAAATGCCCAAAGCAGTTAATTCATCCGCTTCGGGGCATAGTTCACGTTCTTTTTTATCGTTTACAATCACTTCTGCTCCAAGAGCATGGAACACTTTTGCTACGCTCACGCCGCTTCTGGCAAGTCCTAATACAACGACGCGGCGATCCCGATAAGTCGCCGGATGGTTCATAAGTACAACTCCTTTGTATAAGAAGCGGAGCTAGCCGCTTAGTAGTCTTCGTTATGTATAGTCTAGCCCTCTCACCGGGCTTCCATGGAAGCCGGCAAGAGATCAGCCAAACCATTATCATTATACCTTATAGTGCAAGAAGAAGTCCGATTACGGCCAGCAGCAAACCGACCGACCAGAAGGTCGTAACGACGCGCCATTCGGACCAGCCACTCAATTCGAAGTGATGGTGAATCGGGCTCATCTTGAAAATCCGCTTGCCGCGGAGCTTAAACGATCCAACCTGCAGGATGACCGAAAGCATTTCCAGTACAAATACGCCGCCTACAATAACAAGCATAAGCTCCATCTTGGTCAGTATCGCGACGGCCGCGATGCCGCCACCAATGCCAAGCGAGCCGGTGTCTCCCATAAATACTTTTGCCGGATGGGCGTTAAAGATCAGGAAACCAAGCACCGCCCCAACCATTGCCGCGGAGAAAATAGCCGATTCATGCTCGGATACTTGAAGCGCAAGAATGGTAAAGGCGCCAAAGGCAATTGCGCTGGTACCCGACAAAAGGCCGTCCAGGCCGTCCGTAAAGTTCACCGCGTTACTCGATCCGAACAGGATAATAACGACAAACGGATAATAGAACCAGCCAAGATCAAAGCCCCAAGAAGTACCCGGTACCGTGATCATGGTGCTGTGATTCATATTGTACAGCTCCGCGCAAACGATAATGGAGAACAAAAGCTGGCCGAACAGCTTCTGGCGCGCCGTCAAACCGAGCGAACGTTTAAATACGATTTTAATATAATCATCAAGAAATCCAACAAGTCCAAAACCTAATGAAGCCGTAAACAGCACCCAGAAATCCGGGGTCTTATCCGAAAATTTCAAAAAGGCGATAAGCAGCGCAAGCATAATAATAATGCCGCCCATTGTTGGAGTGCCGCTCTTCTTCAAGTGGCTTTGCGGACCGTCGGTCCGGATTTGCTGTCCAAACTTCATGCGCCGGAGAAGCGGAATGAACAATGGTCCAAGCAGAACCGCTATTAAGAATGATGCACCTAATGAAAATAAGATGACCATCGTGTCCATTATCTATCTCACCTCGCTTCCAAAGTTTGGACAATCTGTTCCATGCGCACACCGCGCGAGCCTTTGACCAGGACGAGATCCTGAGGCTCTACTTGCTCTCTCAACCATTCTCCAAGCTTCCCTTTATCATCAAAATGTACAATCGCCGTTCCCTTTGCTTCCGCCGGGAATTGCGACAAAGCCCCTGCCGACGTATGCTCCGACAATGGTCCGAACGTAATGACGGCATCAGCCTTGTCAGGTGTAATATAAGCCCCCGTCTCGAAGTGAAGCGATTCTTCCTCCGGACCAAGCTCCCGCATATCGCCTAGAACGATCCATTTGCGCCGGAAGCCGCTCAGCTGGCCGACTAGATCAATCGCTGCGCGCACGGCGGTCGGATTGGCGTTGTACGCATCATTCAGAATCATTGCGCCGTTATGCGCCTTCACCGGCTGGATTCTCATGCCGGTCAATTCAAGACCGATCAAGCCATTTCGGATATTCTCCTCCGAAATGCCGAACCGGCGTCCAATCGCGATGGCCGCAAGCGCGTTGCTGACGTTATGCTGGCCGGGTACCGGTATGGTGTAAGGCGCTGATACGGTATCCTGCCCTTTGCGCTTAACGGCAAAGGCAGAAGATACGGCGCCAACCTCGATATCAGCCGCCGACCAGTCGTTGGACTCCCCAAGGCCAAAGGTCTGAAGCTGCGTGCCTTCAGGCAAGCTCATTCCGGCAAGTTCTGCCGCAAGCAGCGGTTCATCGCCGTTATAGAGAAGAATACCTCCCGAATGAAGCCCATGCGCAATCTCCAGCTTTGCTTTCGCGATCCCTTCGCGGGAGCCTAGCTGAAGCAGGTGGGCATCGCCGATATTCGTAATCACCGCAACATCCGGACGGGCAATATTCGTAAGCAGCTCAATCTCGCCAAAGCCGCTCATGCCCATCTCAAGGACTGCCGCATCCGTTTCCTCGTCAAGCTGGAGAACGGTTAGCGGCAGGCCAATATGATTATTCAGATTGCCTGCCGTCTTGTGAACTTTATAAGCTGTTCCAAGAACGGCAGCAACCATATCTTTTGTTGTTGTTTTGCCATTGCTGCCCGTAATGCCGATAACACGGACATACAGCTCTTCCCTGTAGGAAGTTGCCAGCTGCTGCAGCGCCTTCAGCGTATCCCTTACAAACAATAGAGGCGCGTCTGCCAGCTCCTGCGGCAATTCACGCTTCGTCTCCCACAAGGCGGCTGCAGCCCCTTGCTGAAGCGCCTGTGCCACATAGCTGTGACCGTCAAAGTTCTCTCCGACAAGCGGAACGAACAGCTGACCCGGCTGAATGCTGCGCGTATCCGTGCTGACGCCGGCAATCCGGACGGGTTCGCCTTTATAGGCTCTTGCGCCGCACATGTCGGCGACTTGCTCCAATGTACGATTGATCAATGTAATAATCCCCTTATCGCTTCTTTTGCCACCAAACGGTCGTCAAAAGGATGCGTAACGCTTCCTATAATTTGATACGTTTCATGACCTTTCCCCGCAATCAATACTACATCTCCCGGGCTTGCCATTTCAACCGCTTTTTCAATCGCGGCGCGGCGGTCAACCTTCAGTTCGTAACGGTCGGAGGTTATTCCGTCCTTCAGTAAACCTGCTTCAATATCCTTCAGAATAAGGTCCGGATCTTCCGTTCTCGGGTTATCGGATGTGACAAGCACGTAGTCCGCGTACCGCGCGGCAATCGAGCCCATAATCGGACGTTTCGTCCGGTCACGGTCGCCGCCGCAGCCAAATACGCATATGATCCGGGGCGGAGCCAGCTCCTTTACGGCACGAAGCACATTCTCCAAACCGTCAGGCGTATGCGCATAGTCCACAACAACGGCGAACTCCTGCCCTGCCTGCACGGATTCAACACGGCCCGGTACGCCGGGAACCGCTTCAAGACTGGCTTTAATCCGTTCTAGCGCAACGCCTTCGATAAGGGCTGCCGAAATGGCTGCCAGCGCATTGTAGACGTTAAACTTGCCGACCATCTGCAACGCAATATCCGTCTTACCGCGGAACGTGCTTACCCGAAACGTTGTGCCCTGCGCGGAAATCCGGATATTGGAAGCCCTAACATCAGCATGGTTGTCGATGCCGTAAGTAATAACTTCAGCTGCTGTCAGCTTGGCGAACTGTTCGGATACAGGATCATCCACGTTGAGAACCGCATAAGCGCGATCTTCTGCTTTTGCCGCGTATTCATTGCCAAGGCGTGAGAAGAACAGTCCTTTTGCTGCCGCATACTTCTCCATGGTTCCGTGATAATCCAGATGATCCTGGGTCAGGTTCGTAAAGACCGCCGTACGGAACCGGCAGCCCTTCACGCGCCCCTGCTCCAAAGCATGCGAGGAGACTTCAATCGCGCAATAGGCCGTCCCCTCCTTGCGCATGTCAGACAAATATTGCTGCAGTTGAAGCGCTTCCGGCGTAGTGCCGGACATCGGGAATGATTTTCCCGCGTAACGCATCTCTACCGTACCGATTACACCGGAGTTTCTATCGTTATCGTTTAAAATCTGTTCGATCAAATACGTTGTAGTCGTCTTGCCATTCGTCCCCGTTACCCCAATCAGATGAAGGGCGTTGCTGGGATGACCGTAAAAATGATCCGCTAAAACCGCCATTGCCAGCCGGCTGTCCTTCACGATCAGCTGAGGAGCATCCAGCTCCAGCTCACGTTCGACGACGAATGCGACTGCGCCTTTGGCTGCCGCTTGAGGCGCGTAAGCATGACCGTCAACCGTATGACCGGGAAGACAAATAAATAGCTGTCCCGGCCCTACTTTGCGTGAATCCGTCTCGATCCCCGCTATTTCCGTATCGCCTGCTCCTGTTAGCCTCGCCGTAATAAGCAGTTCTGCCAATTCGCTTAATCGCATGTTGTTTTCCTCCCGTATGCTGGTCGTTATCTCTCATTATAGTCAAGGAGAATGCATAATATCATCCTTCTTGACTATGGTTAGTCAAGGAGAATGCATAATATCATCCTCCATGACTACGGTAAGTCAGTGGGGATCCGTTATATCATCCTCATCGCCCAAATAAATACGTATCGTAGAACCTTTCTCTACCCTCGCTCCAACTGCCGGAGCCTGGCGGATAACCGTATTGCCCGAACCGGCCGAGGACAAATTGAAGTTCATGTTCATATCCTCGTAAATGTCCGATACCGATTTTCCTACCAGATTAGGAACCGTAACGACCGGCGTCTCGCCAAGCTTATACTTCTTGTCGATCTGTTTGTCGCGAGGAGGCACCTGCAAGATCGTAAGAGCATCCTCCATAATATTACGTACGATAGGGGCAGCCACGACACCACCGAATTGAATGCCTTGCGGATTGTCTACCGCCACATAGATGACGATCTCCGGTTTATCGGCAGGAGCAAAGCCAACAAAGGATACGATATGTTCATTCGGAGAATAACGTCCGTTGATTACTTTTTGCGCGGTACCTGTTTTTCCGCCTACTCTGTAGCCGTCGATAAACGCATTGCCGCCTGTTCCGAGAGCAACGACGCTTTCAAGCGCTTCGCGCACCTGCTTCGACGTGTCCTCCGAAATGACTTTACGGACAGCCTCAGGTTCAACCTGCTGAACCGTCTCGCCGGTCTGCGGATTAATCCATGCCTTGGTTACATGAGGTTTGTACAAGGTACCGCCGTTAATTGCAGCCGATACGGCAGCAATCTGTTGAATCGGCGTAACCGATACGCCTTGACCGAATGCGGTAGTGGCAAGCTCGACAGGACCAACCTTATCCAGCTTGAACAAGATACCGTTCGCTTCGCCAGGTATATCAATGCCTGTTTTTGAACCAAATCCGAAGTTTTTAATATAATCGAAAAGCTTCTCTTTGCCAAGCCGATTTCCAAGGTTTACAAATCCCGGGTTGCAGGAATTTTGCACGACTTCGAGGAAGGTTTGGCTTCCATGGCCGCCTTTCTTCCAGCAGCGCAGCCTAGCTCCGCCAATCTCGACGGCACCGGGATCGAAGAAGGTTTCGTTCTTGAGATCTACCTTCTTCTCTTCGATTGCTGCTGCAAGGGTAATGATTTTAAACGTCGATCCGGGCTCGTAGGTCATCCAGATCGGAAGATTGCGGTTATAGGTTTCGCTTGGATATTCCCGGAAATTAGCAGGTTCATAGGTTGGCCGGCTGGCCATCCCCAGAATTTCTCCCGTGTTCGGGTTCATGGCAATTGCAATAATATCGTCCGGCTGGAGTGCCGTCATGGCCTGATCGAGTTCCCGCTCCATAACCGCCTGTATCTGCTGGTCGATCGTTAATTCCAGTGAAAGGCCTTGCTGCGGCGCTTTATACGTATCCGAAGAATTCGGCATTGTTTTCCCCGATGCCGTGGACAAATAAGAGACATTGCCGTCAATCCCTTTCAGCATGTCGTTATATTTGGCTTCAACGCCGGTAAGCCCTTTATCTACCCCCGTAAAGCCCAGCAAGTGCGCGGCGAGGCTTCCGAAAGGATAATAGCGGTTATTGTCCTCCGCAACAACAACTCCGTTAAGATGCAAATTTCTTACTTGCTGCGCCTTGTCGGTAGTCATTCGTTTCCCGCCTGGCTTCAGTTCTACAATGCTTGTTTTCTTGGAGAGCAGCTTGACCAACGCTTCCTCCGTCATGTCCAAATAAGGCGCAAGCTTGGCAGCTGTCGCCTGTTTGTCCGGAATTTGCACAGGGATAGCCAGCACGGTTGGCGTGCTTATATCATACGCCAGCTTGGTCCCGTTACGATCCAGAATATCGCCACGCTTCGCCTTGTAGGGAATTTCACGCCGCCAGTTATCTTCCGCTTGGGCGGACAGCTTCTCTCCCTGCCACAGCTGAACATAAGAAAGCCGGAAAATTAATCCGGCAAAAGCTGCCACGCTGATTAGAAGTACAATAAACAGCCGGCGACGCAACGTTACATTCGATACCTTCATCCTTTGTTCCCCCTTACGCCTCATCCTTCGGCTGAGCGTACGCTGACGCTCATTCCCAACCTATGAGGGACAAGTGGGGGATAGAACAAGCTATCCATTAATTATTGCGTATTGGCCGTATCGACTTTCTGATCTTCAGCCGAATTCGTTCCTTCATCCGTATTTTTCATGGCATCCTCTACATCGGTGGAATCGGTAGAATCGGTTTGACTATTCGCCCCACCCGTCTGCGGCGAAAGAGTGAGTTCAATAAGACGTTCGCCGTTTTTCGTGACCTGTTTCTGCGAGACGACATAACCTTCGCCCTTAACTGTTACTCGGATGTCCAGCACGGATGCAATTTCGAGCGCGTCGCGCAATGATATACCCGTCATATCCGGGATTTTCAGCTTGTCCCGTTGTTCCGTAATCAAGTATACCTTCTGGGCCGGATGAACGGAGGCTCCCGATGCAGGCACCTGCTGGATAACCTTTGTTCCTCCCCCGACTACCTCAACGTTCAAGCCGCGCGATTTCAATTGCGTTTTTGCTTGAGATACGGTCAGGCTAGCAAGCTTCGGCACGGATACCGTTACTTCTTTCTTCCCATTCTCGGTAACTTTAATATCCGGTGCAATACCCATATGTTTTAAACTCTTGTATACAACATCCTTAAAGGCAGGTGCCGCAACGGCGCCGCCGCCGGCTTTCGGATCGTTAGGCTCGTCAACGACGATATAAAGGACGATCTTCGGATTCTCAACAGGTGCGTAGCCGATAAAAGATACGACGAACTTGTCTTGCGAATATTTTCCGTTAATGACCTTTTGCGCCGTACCCGTCTTGCCGGCTACCCGATAGCCTTCGATATAAGCATTACGGCCGGTACCGATCTCTTGGTCCGATACGACCTGTTCCAGGTATTCGCCCACCTTCTTTGATGCTTCCTGCGAAATGACCTGCCTTACCACCTTAGGCTGCGTCTTTACGGTTGTCTTGGTATTAGGGTCATAAATCTGTTTCACAATATGCGGTTCCATCAGCTTGCCGCCGTTCGCAACCGCCGCAACCGCCGCAATCTGTTGAATGGCTGTAACTTGCACCTTACCTTGACCAAATGAAGCGCGGGCAATATCGGAAGGAATGGATAAGTTCACATTAATCGCACCCGATGCTTCACCGCCAAGCTCGACACCCGTTTTTTGGCCGAACCCGAACCGGTTGATATAATCCATAAGCTTCTCTCCGCCAAGCTGCTCCCAGCCTAGCTTAACGAACGCAACGTTACTGGAGCGCTTTAAGCCTTCCAGATAAGTGATCGTACCCCAACCGACTTTGTTAATGTCTTTTACCGGAGCGCCCGGAACCGCTATGGAACCGGAATGATACGTCGCGTTCGGGTTGAAGATCCCTTCCTGAACGGCTGCAGCCAGCGTTACAATCTTGAACGTTGAACCGGGCTCATACAAGGACTTGATCGAGTGGTTATACGCATTCTCGTAACTCATGTCCCAATAGGTATTCGGATCAAATGTCGGATAATTGGCCATCGCCAGAATATCCATTGTATTCGGATCTGCGGCAATCGCGGTAATACTCTTCGGATGATATTTCTGATTGATATCCTCAAGCGCTTTCTCGACGTAATTCTGAATGTCCATGTCGATCGTAAGAGCTATATCCTGGCCGTCCTGCGCCGGCTTGTATTCCACTTCGCCTTCCGCGAGCTGGACGCGTTTGCCATCCTTTTCGTACTTCAGCTCCCCGTCTTCGCCTTTCAGCTTGTCGTTATAGAAAGACTCAATCCCCGAAGCCGCCTGGCCTTCCTTCGTCACGTACCCCAGCAGCTGCGAAGCCATGGAATGACGAGGATAGTAACGCTTCTGATCTTCAAAGAGGTAAATGCCGACGTCTTTCGTCTTGTATTTATCGTAAAGCTCTTGGCGGAACTTAACGACCTTGTCGGCAAGCTCCTTGTCTATCTTCCAGCCTTCCTCGTGAATCTCGCGCTGCTGATAGTAGTCGCCGTTATCCTTTTGCGCCGTAACGATCTTGAGCAGATCGGCCT
This region of Paenibacillus sp. JDR-2 genomic DNA includes:
- a CDS encoding UDP-N-acetylmuramoyl-L-alanyl-D-glutamate--2,6-diaminopimelate ligase, whose protein sequence is MRLSELAELLITARLTGAGDTEIAGIETDSRKVGPGQLFICLPGHTVDGHAYAPQAAAKGAVAFVVERELELDAPQLIVKDSRLAMAVLADHFYGHPSNALHLIGVTGTNGKTTTTYLIEQILNDNDRNSGVIGTVEMRYAGKSFPMSGTTPEALQLQQYLSDMRKEGTAYCAIEVSSHALEQGRVKGCRFRTAVFTNLTQDHLDYHGTMEKYAAAKGLFFSRLGNEYAAKAEDRAYAVLNVDDPVSEQFAKLTAAEVITYGIDNHADVRASNIRISAQGTTFRVSTFRGKTDIALQMVGKFNVYNALAAISAALIEGVALERIKASLEAVPGVPGRVESVQAGQEFAVVVDYAHTPDGLENVLRAVKELAPPRIICVFGCGGDRDRTKRPIMGSIAARYADYVLVTSDNPRTEDPDLILKDIEAGLLKDGITSDRYELKVDRRAAIEKAVEMASPGDVVLIAGKGHETYQIIGSVTHPFDDRLVAKEAIRGLLH
- the mraY gene encoding phospho-N-acetylmuramoyl-pentapeptide-transferase, translating into MDTMVILFSLGASFLIAVLLGPLFIPLLRRMKFGQQIRTDGPQSHLKKSGTPTMGGIIIMLALLIAFLKFSDKTPDFWVLFTASLGFGLVGFLDDYIKIVFKRSLGLTARQKLFGQLLFSIIVCAELYNMNHSTMITVPGTSWGFDLGWFYYPFVVIILFGSSNAVNFTDGLDGLLSGTSAIAFGAFTILALQVSEHESAIFSAAMVGAVLGFLIFNAHPAKVFMGDTGSLGIGGGIAAVAILTKMELMLVIVGGVFVLEMLSVILQVGSFKLRGKRIFKMSPIHHHFELSGWSEWRVVTTFWSVGLLLAVIGLLLAL
- a CDS encoding PASTA domain-containing penicillin-binding protein, which translates into the protein MVKRIKLRTLLFGGIITLLFVVLIGRIYYVQVVKGDFWYEKAKTRWAAEEKLLAKRGTITDRDGNMLAMDSVAYDIAVNPDMIHKLNIADEVAAGLHTLLGKPEADLLKIVTAQKDNGDYYQQREIHEEGWKIDKELADKVVKFRQELYDKYKTKDVGIYLFEDQKRYYPRHSMASQLLGYVTKEGQAASGIESFYNDKLKGEDGELKYEKDGKRVQLAEGEVEYKPAQDGQDIALTIDMDIQNYVEKALEDINQKYHPKSITAIAADPNTMDILAMANYPTFDPNTYWDMSYENAYNHSIKSLYEPGSTFKIVTLAAAVQEGIFNPNATYHSGSIAVPGAPVKDINKVGWGTITYLEGLKRSSNVAFVKLGWEQLGGEKLMDYINRFGFGQKTGVELGGEASGAINVNLSIPSDIARASFGQGKVQVTAIQQIAAVAAVANGGKLMEPHIVKQIYDPNTKTTVKTQPKVVRQVISQEASKKVGEYLEQVVSDQEIGTGRNAYIEGYRVAGKTGTAQKVINGKYSQDKFVVSFIGYAPVENPKIVLYIVVDEPNDPKAGGGAVAAPAFKDVVYKSLKHMGIAPDIKVTENGKKEVTVSVPKLASLTVSQAKTQLKSRGLNVEVVGGGTKVIQQVPASGASVHPAQKVYLITEQRDKLKIPDMTGISLRDALEIASVLDIRVTVKGEGYVVSQKQVTKNGERLIELTLSPQTGGANSQTDSTDSTDVEDAMKNTDEGTNSAEDQKVDTANTQ
- a CDS encoding UDP-N-acetylmuramoyl-tripeptide--D-alanyl-D-alanine ligase: MINRTLEQVADMCGARAYKGEPVRIAGVSTDTRSIQPGQLFVPLVGENFDGHSYVAQALQQGAAAALWETKRELPQELADAPLLFVRDTLKALQQLATSYREELYVRVIGITGSNGKTTTKDMVAAVLGTAYKVHKTAGNLNNHIGLPLTVLQLDEETDAAVLEMGMSGFGEIELLTNIARPDVAVITNIGDAHLLQLGSREGIAKAKLEIAHGLHSGGILLYNGDEPLLAAELAGMSLPEGTQLQTFGLGESNDWSAADIEVGAVSSAFAVKRKGQDTVSAPYTIPVPGQHNVSNALAAIAIGRRFGISEENIRNGLIGLELTGMRIQPVKAHNGAMILNDAYNANPTAVRAAIDLVGQLSGFRRKWIVLGDMRELGPEEESLHFETGAYITPDKADAVITFGPLSEHTSAGALSQFPAEAKGTAIVHFDDKGKLGEWLREQVEPQDLVLVKGSRGVRMEQIVQTLEAR
- a CDS encoding stage V sporulation protein D translates to MKVSNVTLRRRLFIVLLISVAAFAGLIFRLSYVQLWQGEKLSAQAEDNWRREIPYKAKRGDILDRNGTKLAYDISTPTVLAIPVQIPDKQATAAKLAPYLDMTEEALVKLLSKKTSIVELKPGGKRMTTDKAQQVRNLHLNGVVVAEDNNRYYPFGSLAAHLLGFTGVDKGLTGVEAKYNDMLKGIDGNVSYLSTASGKTMPNSSDTYKAPQQGLSLELTIDQQIQAVMERELDQAMTALQPDDIIAIAMNPNTGEILGMASRPTYEPANFREYPSETYNRNLPIWMTYEPGSTFKIITLAAAIEEKKVDLKNETFFDPGAVEIGGARLRCWKKGGHGSQTFLEVVQNSCNPGFVNLGNRLGKEKLFDYIKNFGFGSKTGIDIPGEANGILFKLDKVGPVELATTAFGQGVSVTPIQQIAAVSAAINGGTLYKPHVTKAWINPQTGETVQQVEPEAVRKVISEDTSKQVREALESVVALGTGGNAFIDGYRVGGKTGTAQKVINGRYSPNEHIVSFVGFAPADKPEIVIYVAVDNPQGIQFGGVVAAPIVRNIMEDALTILQVPPRDKQIDKKYKLGETPVVTVPNLVGKSVSDIYEDMNMNFNLSSAGSGNTVIRQAPAVGARVEKGSTIRIYLGDEDDITDPH